From Quercus robur chromosome 8, dhQueRobu3.1, whole genome shotgun sequence:
GAAGGTAAGTTCGTTCCACCAAAAGCAACAGGTCGAGGCTTCAAGTCCAGGAATCAGCCTTTCCATTAAATAGAGGGTAAGACTACCCACCATGACCTCTCCCAGAACCTGCAAAAGTGGGAGCTTTGTACATTGGGTGCAACCTTTTTTATATGTTAGTTTTAGATAAAACATAAGGTATGCTTGCCATATTACAACAGATACAATATTCACCAGGTGAACATATACAGGTATTGTTATTACCTGATCATAGTGCAAGTAGAAATGGTAAAAAAGATACATGAACAGGATTATTCTGGCAACCTGCAAAAAATGTGAAATGTTAAATGACCATGAACAAGGATAGGAAGTAATGCCAAGCTCAGGGGAGATTTGTAAGTGTCTTTTGTTGGCAAAATTATAAAAGCAAGGAACAAAAactatatgaaaaaataaaatttcgaCATACCAGCCAAGCAAAGAATATAACGACCCCATTTATGACATATGCTCTAGACCTCTTCTTTCCAGTTGCATCAAGATACCTTCACAAACCAAACTGACATGCATCAAAATCGGAAAAGAAATCAATACCTTTATAAAAGTCGGTCACTTAACAAATAAAAGATTACCATCTCAAATTGATCCCAGGGGTGGTCGTCTCAGAGATAAGAACCATGTAGGTGTATAGCTGCCCCTCCCCAGTTAACATTGCATATGCTACTGCTGCTATTGAAAGAAGATGATGAATCACCtgaaatattaatattataactATGTGCTGGGAAAGATCCacgttaaaacttaaaagtagtTCAAACTAGATTaattcttctcctcctcctcacCCATGACACAATTTGTTTTCACAACTTATCAATGAATTTCACATGGGTCCACCATTGATGCTACTTTATTGTCTACTATTGACAAATGACAACTTGCCACTTTAGTAGTCaaggaaaaaattgtaaaaaagttgcattgtaaaaaataacaccaaaatataaaacatttcacctatatatatatgtatatatatgtgtctTTATGTAAGGATCTAGCGTTGGCAAGTTCAATGTGACAAATCATGTGTCAAAACGGGTTGTAAGTACATGTTATAAAGCTAGGTAAAAGTAAATCAAAGAATTGCTTGAAGAGAGGAAGGTTCAGAACAGCAAAATCAGAATTCGCATAAGAGATCATTAAAGTCAAACAAAAAAGTCGCGAGTCGCTTGCACAACCCTCACTAGAGCAAGATTATGAAAATTTGATTCCAAATTCTACTTAAAGTCTGACTTACCCTAACCTTTTGCTTACCAATATATATTCCTAGAGGtacttatcaaatatatattccTTGAGGCATGATTTTCAACCTAAGAACACAGAAGTACAAAAAAACATCTAGAGTGTTTTTCTGTTTGCACCTAAACAGAAAAACCAATCCTTGTGTTTATTAAACTTCGAGCTTAAATATATTTTCCTCTCAATTgtccttgaaagttgaaaccaaaGAGTTCATTCCTTGACAATGAGTCCACTGTTGTTGCCTTCTGAAGAGTTCTTTGGAGTACCAAAGTACTGGGTGGTTGCGGATGAGTTTTATCATAGAGGAAGTTCTATAAAAGGATTCAAGAGTTTTGGTGCCACAATGCTTGGAGGCAAACGATTAGTTTGCTGAGGTTGCATGGAGAGTCTATGCTTTGAAGGTTTTGTGTGTTCAAACTGTAGTAACTTGTAACCAATTCTTCTATAGTGAATTTCCTATgcggtatatatatatatatacccactATAATCAAGATGTTAATCAATATATAGCACCTGATACATCTCTTTGTTAATGTTGCCTCCACTTacttttttattagattaatattttgaaaatcataccAATAAATTCTTATTGTTTTTAAAAGGTACGCCAAATTCAACGTTAATTAGATGTTATTGATTTTACCCAATCGCCCAATCCATAACTCATTTTTAGTGTAtactttcaaaatataaaaaacatggaattaaacattttatagataaaatagttattgatctttgattatCTTGATATTTAACAAgcatagaaagaaaaaggaaataatgaaattcaatggtaaatttgttataaaaaattaaaattaagctCATCTAATAGAAATTTATTAAGTGCTACAACATTGACAAAAATTACACGTGTAACTTTTGTTTGTATGTATATGAGTTATATTACACATATAGATACACAGCTTGATTGTATTTATTCAAAATTGAATAGACTTACATACTCAAATCCACCTAGAGCAGGATAAAACCATAAGATCATCCCAAGGTCAGCCAGGAAGTAACCAACCGAAACCTGTTAAAATTATATCAAAAcatgaaacataatttttacCAGATAAAACACAGCAGGAGGTGAAACAGGCATACAAGGTTGAAACAAACCAAACTTATGACATAAGGTAGAAAACAATATTTCATCAAGACCGCTTTAATGCAAAAGAAGGTAAGATAGCATGTATTAGTAAGATAAATAAATTTCCCCTTGCATGTGTTTCATAAGTTTATAGAGAGGAAAAGGAAGCTAGAAGAATCTATAACACAAGGTCCTTTGAATTGACTTACTCAATACAAATAAGGTATTTATTCAAGGCCTCTATTGGAGGTTCAGGTTTCTTCAAAATTGAGGTATAAAGCTACTTACCAACTACCTCTCAGCCCCTACAGTAGCTGGAGCCTTGTGCACCAGATATGAcctttttataaaatagatttgcaattcctttcttttatttttcttttctctacaCCTCTACTCATATCATTGACTATAGTTTTTCCATAAGaactaagaaagaaaaacaaaatagtgGCATGTTCGATTTGCCAATAGGCAGTATAAGGATCTTATAATAAAACTCTATCCATGCCCAATATAAGAAAGAATGACTTGGTTTCCTGTAGATACTATAGCTCCTCACACATTTCTAGCTCTCAAAAGAAAATCCGGCATTTGTTGACTAACAAAAGTAATATTAGATACATCTAAGGGAATTGTACCTAAAGGCCAACATGGACTAAGATATCGTATATATTGGCACCCACAAAAGTTtcccttattttatttcttctcaaTGTAAAATGGCTGGCCAGAATTCAAGCTGGCTCACATTTATGCTATGAAAAACTAATACAATATCAATGTGTACTCTGTATTTCATTGATGGGTAAACACTACTTACACGCCTTACAGGATTGAACTCATGACCTCACCCTCAACCCCTTGTTTATGGGACAAGGAGATGCCATTGGGTCTAAAGACTCTTACAAGAAACGCACAAACGTAATAATCATAACAGCAACAACATCAACAGCAATAATGACAATAgcaaatcaaataattttagGTATACTCACCCCCAAGGCAAATGTGGACAGTTGAGAACATCGAAGTGTAATAAGGCCAGCAAATTGGTCAGAATAGAGATCTGACCAGAACACAAAGTATAATGATATAGTTGTGATAAAAATGGCATGAAGAGTCGATATGGCCCTGCATAAACAgttaacatatataaaaaatttgcaacAAAGAAGGGGAAAAGGATCAGACTAAATGGGGAAATATTCAACACCTGTTATTCCACTCAACACGCTGCATTTTTGAAAGGCTGGCATAGCTCTTGAAGTAAATAGCACTGATCGTCTGGGTAAGATCATAGACCTGAAAACGAGGAAACGCTTAAAAGAGGAAAACagggaagaaaaaagagaagatacAGAATTAGGGAAAAAAGTTGACAAGGTATGTATAGAACATATGAGAAGCAACCATTTTAAATGGACTGATGTGCCACAATTAATTTTAGCAATGATGAGAAATACCACTTTGGAAGCAAAAATTCCACCAATGATGGAAGTACAAGGTATAAATGAATCTGCAAGTACATAATCCTTTAGCAGCTGCTCAGCATGGTTTTGGTACAGTGTGATTCCCATAGTTGCCTGTTCAGAAACCAGCATTACAGGATACTCTTTAGCAAATACGTAGACACTCTTTCTATTGTGTAAtgctcttcttctctttgttcTCTGCTTTTTTGCCTCTTTGGTGAATAAATACCGTGGAAGACTAACAAAAGGAAATTTagctattagaaaataattaggtaaattatctaataaaaatataagataaattaGATTAATGACAAGAAAGCACAGATGCTTACACCATATACACTGATGTAACCCCGTAGATAAAAAAGACTTGCATATGTtatgattgaagaaaaaaacccaaacaaaagaTAAATATCCAATTTTGGTCTAGTACCATTATCATAGCCATCATCACATGGGGAGGTAGGCACACATGCCCCAGGGCAGGGAGGGATTTAAAAGGAACAGAAATGCTAAAGCAGATACATCACAGACACACATCATATATGTATTAAGCAACAAAAGTAACAATCTAGCATCTGCTTTGGTGCTTCTCAGAGACTTAACTTATCCTTAAAAGTACAAAAATATCAAACACTATTATcgcaatcaaaaaaaaaaaaaaaactgattagtaCTACACCCATCATGGCAGGGCAATACATGGAAAACCACCTGTTTAAATCTTaaacattaattttaaataaataaataaaagaaaataaaagcctGTGTTTTCTATACAACATAAACCTGCCTACTAAGGAACTTTCTTCAAAAAGGTATGGAAAAGTTGAACAATGAACTCATTGTGACATAGAGttcaccaaaagaaaaaaagaaaaaagaaaagaatattagATCAGTTTGTTTCAAGCAACACATTAAGTTTTATTGTAAAGTTTCAAAGAAAGTTAGCATGATCCCTAGTTTCAAAAGTTTCTAATAAATTCAACTAAACTTACTACCTAGTTTCAAAACTTTAGTGATTGAAATCTATAAATAACTCAAATTGCAAGCTAATGAACTATTGAGAAGCAAGTGATCATCCCAGTGGCACAAGCAACAACACATTACAGAGAAAACTATGATTTGTTTactttcttaaaatctaaattgACCATAACCAGCTCTTGTCAAAAAGCAATTATCACAAACCAAGACCAAAACTTCAACTCCAACAATCACAAAACAACGTTAAATATATCCCAAGAAAGACAGTAAAATtagtttgtttatgttttttttttgaagcacaACAAGGTTGTGAACACAAATGTTTAGCCACTAACATCTAATAAgactttctcaaaaataaataaataaaacagaaCAAACTCATGTCTCAAAGcaccccaaaaaagaaaaaaaaggattaaagcataaaaacataTGGGAATCAAAAGCGGGGTTAAAAGGATCATACATTAAAacacaaaagccaaaaaaacagatttgttttttgtgttttttgggttTACCGTTTACCTGAATATTGGAAGAAAAGGAAGTTGCTGGAAAATTATGGGTATCGGTTTTCAGAtaaggggagagagaaagatagaTTAAAAAGAATACAGACAGACAGAAAGGGTACGAATGAGAATTGAGCTTTGGTCCAAAGCAAAGCAAAGTGGGTCACCCAATCTGCGATTCTATACGCGTGTGTTTTTGGGTTACGTATGCTGTCTACATCTGAACTCTCCGTAAACTATACAAACTGTCCCCAAAACTATAAAACAAACTGAAAAATAAGGTTATTGTCTCTTCGATTCTTAAGTGGTAAGTTATGATTAGTCTAATATGAACTCACACCTAAAATTACTTTATTATCCATCAATAGGCATTTTTCGAAAGATAAAGAATACTATTTGCTAAAATATAGTGTCTTATCCctttttttagagaaatgctGATTCCGTGAGTGGTTATtgataattgaaaaaatattatcaGTAGTGGACTGATGGGctcaaataaaaacaagtaaaaatttGTCATAGCAAAAGTTTGTAAATTAATTTGTGATTGtaatattactttaaaaaaattatattttgctaatattattaaaatgttcttaataattaattaattattaaaccaCTTAAATTTTAATAGAGTAGGTAATCTGTAAGTTTTactataaatacaaaattattgtagataatcaaaaaattaaaataaatgttgaaTTGTTGAAACTCttggtaataaaattttagttggagTAAAATTGTATGATAGAGTTTTAcattttgagaatactaagtattttaatacAAACGGAAAAATGGGAGAATGCCTTAAAGAAAGAGACAAtgatgtatatccaaaagaaagAGACAGTGAGATtaacccactattttttcttttgtgaatactaagtattttaacacagaAGACcgatattctcaaaaaaaaaaaaaaaaaaaaaaaaagttttacattTTGGTAACAAGAGATTGATTTATTGCCAATCTTTGTAGAGTACTTGTTGAGGATGGTCTCTATTAATTGATGACCTTAATTTGAGTCCGTTTAGTAAAAgatttctagtaacgttgttaaagttttgtggaaatacgtgtgagtgaaaaagtgtgtagaaaTACATGTTATGGTGTTTAAACAACGgttttcgttgtttaaacaatgtTACCAAATGTGTGAgtgaaaaatatgtaaaaatatgtgttgtGATGTTTAAACaactattttgattttaattctttttcctttattctcaaaaaaaaaaaaattctttttcctttatgtCCAAAAGTTGTGATGCTAAAGCAAAATTAAAGCAGAAGGAAAGCTATGAGGTTTCCCAATTAATAAAGCAAATCTATCgcttctttttatattatatacataaaaGAAGCTTTTACTACCAGTCCTCCTTTGGAATTGTTTCTTCTCGCTGCACAAGTTAGCTTCTTGCTAATGTGCGGTGCACCAGAGAGTTTCTTGCTCATGGGTTCATCTCCAACAGTGCTTGCATACTCTTACCCAGTCTAAAGGGActttccttctatttttttcacaactcaCTTCACAATACACCCGGGTTTATTTTACCATACaccatattaaaataatataaaccacacaataaaataatatattcaatgCAATAAACACCAGACCAGCCACAACCAGCACAAACCACAGCCACAACAACCACCGCTACAGCCACGAGAACCACCACACAGCCATAGCCACTGCAAGGACCACCCACAACCGCAACCCCAACTACCACAATCCCTACAAATTGCAACCCACTACATCCAAAACAAAATGACCACCCAAAACCACCCCACCGCCACTCAAAACCTCCTCAAAATCGAAACCCCCACCACCCAAAACCACCATCCCCGGCACCCACAACACCTGCAAATCTAAACCCTCACCAAGATGATATATAGCAATAGCAATGAACAAGTTAATGTTTCTAGAGCCATTTGTTCCATCTTTTCATTGTACATATAATGAACAAAGAAATCCCAGTTGACAGATTAATTGAAAGAAGAAACGGGGCAGTTACGGAGTTACCTTTGGTCCTTTAGTAAAAGCGGGTCGCCACGTAATGATGAATCCAAGAACGAATTGAGTCTTTTTGGACTTGGAATTAGCGTTGGTGTGAAAAAGGTGTTTGGAGAAGAGAGGAATTTGGTCAGAGTAGAAGTGGGTCTTGCAAATGGTATATGTTGCGGGATTTTAGCATCCAAGCACAAAACAAGCCCGCGGTCTTCTAATTACGAAGAAATTTACAATAGTGCCACGGCACACTTGTGCTTCTACCTTTAGGCTTTACTGTTCATGGATTGCAAAAttaaatatcattattttattctgACTCTCTCTCCTATTTGTCTTGTCCTCATTtcctttttatcattttaattattttttatgaagaggaagagagagaaagagtttgtgaaaataatattttaatgaataaatgATATAATTAAGAAACTAGATGTTGGGTGTGTTATAAAATAGTatagtataataaataaagtagcttTTGAGACTGTAtagaaaaatgaactttttttttttagaaacaaaaatgagCCATATATCCAACATTTCTTTTTAGAGTTTCACAATATATGGCAttcgctcctgatgatagctctttatcacaagaccaagacaccaatttgtttttaatataggCAGGaattgaaccctaaatctcttattcaaccatcaaaaactttattagttgagttaactggattctgaaacccacaaaaaaaaaaaaagtcactttaGATGTTGGTaggtttttaataaaattatatttttcttatattataaaaatctttttttcttcttctcaaaaaaaagttcttttttttttcctgatacaAGATAGATTTACTTATATTTGCTTCTTATTTAAGTCATTCAAGACATATAAAGGATAAACTATTGTAAGGAGtactaaaaacaaaatctaatgacacatttacaaaatatatcaccttatataataattgaatgtaaaatgcataatgttttctttaaaaaaaattataatactttCAAGTAATAAATTTAGATAgcttaatttagaaaaatataacaaattgtATTAACTTtactttgttagaaaataatcacattattttaagtagagtttggaACTAACACTTAAGGCTTATCtactaatttcatttttcacctaacaaaacaacaaatcatcaaatttgTTGACGCATCATGCACTTGTAAGTTATTATTCTTCTACCTTTGAATTTGCAAATGTTTAAATAGTTAAATGCAAGATAATTCATTATTAGTTTTGAAATCTTTTCTGA
This genomic window contains:
- the LOC126696767 gene encoding uncharacterized protein LOC126696767 isoform X1, producing MLVSEQATMGITLYQNHAEQLLKDYVLADSFIPCTSIIGGIFASKVVYDLTQTISAIYFKSYASLSKMQRVEWNNRAISTLHAIFITTISLYFVFWSDLYSDQFAGLITLRCSQLSTFALGVSVGYFLADLGMILWFYPALGGFEYVIHHLLSIAAVAYAMLTGEGQLYTYMVLISETTTPGINLRWYLDATGKKRSRAYVINGVVIFFAWLVARIILFMYLFYHFYLHYDQVKQLRSVGLLLVSVVPLVLTVMNLMWFAKIVKGLKKTIAKTQ
- the LOC126696767 gene encoding uncharacterized protein LOC126696767 isoform X2, translating into MLVSEQATMGITLYQNHAEQLLKDYVLADSFIPCTSIIGGIFASKVVYDLTQTISAIYFKSYASLSKMQRVEWNNRAISTLHAIFITTISLYFVFWSDLYSDQFAGLITLRCSQLSTFALGVSVGYFLADLGMILWFYPALGGFEYVIHHLLSIAAVAYAMLTGEGQLYTYMVLISETTTPGINLRWYLDATGKKRSRAYVINGVVIFFAWLVARIILFMYLFYHFYLHYDQVLGEVMVGSLTLYLMERLIPGLEASTCCFWWNELTFAPTH